One Amblyomma americanum isolate KBUSLIRL-KWMA chromosome 8, ASM5285725v1, whole genome shotgun sequence DNA window includes the following coding sequences:
- the LOC144100220 gene encoding protein argonaute-1-like: MCPTETYEPPLTFIVVQKRHHTRFMPANNRDGVGKCRNVPPGTTVDSVVTHPLDFDFFLCSHFGIQGTSRPAHYYIVWDDSKFSADDLQKLSFYLCHTYSRCARSVNIPAPVYYAHLAAFHAKHHIASKLETSGAVSQSSEGGGDAVLTTAQYVEAVKVLQELQASMYFA; encoded by the exons ATGTGTCCCACCGAGACCTACGAGCCACCGCTGacgttcatcgtggtccagaagcgacACCACACGAGGTTCATGCCTGCCAACAACCGCGACGGTGTGGGAAAGTGTCGCAACGTCCCTccaggcacgaccgtagactcggtggtcacgcacccgctggacttcgacttcttcctctgcagccacttcggcatccag ggcaccagccggccggcccactactatatcgtgtgggatgactccaagttcagcgcagacgacctgcagaagctcagcttctacctgtgccacacatactcccggtgtgcaaggagcgtgaacatcccggcccctgtgtactacgcgcacctggccgccttccacgcaaaacaccacatcgccagcaagctggagacgtccggcgcggtcagccagtcgtctgagggcggcggggacgcagtgttgaccactgcccaatacgtggaggccgtcaaggtgctgcaggaactgcaggcctccatgtacttcgcGTAA